From the Lepus europaeus isolate LE1 chromosome 12, mLepTim1.pri, whole genome shotgun sequence genome, one window contains:
- the LOC133770977 gene encoding LOW QUALITY PROTEIN: RNA-binding motif protein, X chromosome-like (The sequence of the model RefSeq protein was modified relative to this genomic sequence to represent the inferred CDS: substituted 1 base at 1 genomic stop codon) has translation MRLISLGSIKVIHDIQKYTFRRSRGGHMDDGGYSMNFNMSSSRGPLPVKRGPPPRSGGPPPKRSAPSGPVRSSSGMGGRAPVSRGRDSYGGPPRREPLPSRRDVYLSPRDDGYSTKDSYSSRDYPSSRDTRDYAPPPRDYTYRDYGHSSSRDDYPSRGYSDRDGYGRDRDYSDHPSGGSYRDSYESYGNSRSAPPTRGPPPSYGGSSRYDDYSSSRDGYGGSRDSYSSSXSDLYSSGRDRVGRQERGLPPSMERGYPPPRDSYSSSSRGARARRSRPHPLTAHGAQGSEWRGSGGRPLSQARRNGCARSSGAHVGPILGGAGTTRRASGNAQACGPAGAGSRESAKGWARAGDFGRQGSF, from the exons ATGAGGCTCATCAGCCTTGGCAGCATCAAGGTCATTCACGACATTCAGAAGTACACATTCAG gcgCTCACGTGGAGGGCACATGGACGATGGTGGCTATTCCATGAATTTTAACATGAGTTCTTCCAGGGGACCTCTTCCAGTAAAAAGAGGACCACCACCACGAAGTGGGGGTCCTCCTCCTAAAAGATCAGCCCCTTCAGGACCAGTTCGCAGCAGCAGTGGAATGGGAGGAAGAGCCCCTGTATCACGTGGAAGAGACAGTTACGGAGGCCCACCTCGGAGGGAACCCCTGCCCTCTCGCAGAGATGTTTATTTGTCCCCAAGAGATGATGGATACTCAACTAAAGACAGCTATTCAAGCAGAGATTACCCGAGTTCTCGTGATACAAGAGATTATGCACCACCACCAAGAGACTATACCTACCGTGATTATGGTCATTCCAGTTCACGTGATGACTATCCATCAAGAGGCTATAGTGATAGAGATGGATATGGTCGTGATCGGGACTATTCAGATCATCCAAGTGGAGGTTCCTACCGAGATTCCTATGAGAGTTATGGTAACTCACGTAGTGCTCCACCTACACGAGGGCCCCCACCATCTTATGGTGGAAGCAGTCGCTATGATGATTACAGCAGCTCACGTGACGGATATGGTGGAAGTCGAGACAGTTACTCAAGCAGCTGAAGTGATCTCTACTCAAGTGGTCGCGATCGGGTTGGCAGACAAGAAAGAGGGCTTCCTCCTTCTATGGAAAGGGGGTACCCTCCTCCACGTGATTCCTACAGCAGTTCAAGCCGCGGAGCAAGGG CCCGCCGGTCTCGGCCGCACCCGCTGACTGCCCACGGGGCTCAGGGGTCTGAATGGCGGGGATCTGGCGGGAGGCCGCTGTCCCAAGCCCGGCGTAACGGCTGCGCCAGGTCATCGGGAGCCCACGTTGGCCCGATCCTCGGAGGCGCGGGCACCACCCGCAGGGCCAGCGGGAACGCGCAAGCCTGCGGTCCGGCGGGAGCAGGGAGCCGGGAGAGCGCCAAAGGCTGGGCGAGGGCCGGGGACTTCGGACGCCAAGGCAGCTTCTGA
- the LOC133771778 gene encoding protein SPATA31F1-like — MKSQGWLPGDRSVRRLLCEDPCCQTCNALALEIHQLLAGESNQVSATLSGTSQGSSCLEILSISSVSFEQSLEIHSDHSEELSPPALVAPKLAQATEAKYLTQSAVQSTSAASIQEYWADYLQLEQEFQVPEMILGPETMASSVLEETRVPENQQEMVEIISTQVHDCQTLQPLNSQVSLMTLNPEITTLIHPMALQMVPHAYLPFLSPEALRLLEIHVKKWMHFQRWRLPRRVEESLRQLMPNPPVNYQPENNEPVSFILNNASQVSVNGFGTICHEAWCSCTAGQPTQTFWVSEWSIMDPEQRQHCHQFPHPMALALASPATKDPSGFHPFLGEQDNDSGVHLKQKYSQLFCGLPSLHSESLVATFLGSQGLSENENMSKPSLKDPFLIKEYSLLPLMPKTTPQSCAPSSPPSPNWVAPSDHQQAQFNVPFLTLAEYETLEWHLLQRQLQLQWGLPAAFRKSQHAQSPKQYESYGKAHSPEPLKTCWSAKPISVLTRELLFFPENARRMLEFHLQKQLIHHRWGLPQKIQQSIQLLLSSTDQQALAWSSEDLPDESAPQTIALDTNRAGDLLSPIVTPVLIPMPYLFTQAKAMLHSHINSKCAQIQQGKVPARVYSSWNCRIPGGLAVVPFSCIPEVQPLELQEATDPDPHHEVISWMPIELEPQQQALPRPVPRRRKLPQALSEEVIEKLETTLQHKYLAFLSGLPALYYVALSRATSPAITSQSIITEVVSGPIEIPAEPPTQMISFQQLGLDFGPCFPDDNKTCINTAEELHIEQQEEEMMEMVLLENQPQPANPYSIKTHILTKLNFHLRKKILEIQLGIPARARESREETATNPENMYLQESLGNLNNQENTLLQEPPIPPDMLPVLEPEWVLFKEQLATELKAMQQNPKQPTCKEVPHGSAPWASRISQPTGDMTETQVLCVQVEASENNPSLEESWSPEPQSLGKSKDSAPLRMMPKKREDSGTLKGAGDHGEGDAGLGPSLPREERHSVEEQRPAGMPLNRTPRGSWRRSHSFHFADPCQHRPQNHPQLKTPELPPGVSAAKASENDLQASHTKLNVILQPARILENAQPVLAQAPHSQPLRGQLIQGKALQGHTWQSLLFEGQVKPAHPHKRPSPPEASLLNKMKSFLYSFNSKTKGKGCLESTFSAAEKVAKSRKENAEKSLAPARSPKRRTKMDKPAGHPKGQSCPTEKLGGSAFLRVSHSPDTKLRLRSQHQGSASVPALPRHCPRHCPRMARATQPGNTFSSQSYLRPKHWSAHVDEK; from the exons ATGAAAAG CCAGGGCTGGCTTCCTGGGGATCGAAGTGTGAGGCGGCTCCTGTGTGAAGACCCCTGTTGCCAAACCTGCAATGCCCTGGCTCTGGAAATTCACCAGTTACTGGCTGGGGAGAGTAACCAGGTTTCTGCCACTCTATCAGGGACATCGCAGGGTTCTTCTTGTTTGGAGATTTTGTCCATATCTAGTGTATCTTTTGAGCAGAGTCTGGAGATTCATTCTGATCACTCTGAAGAGCTCTCACCACCAGCATTGGTAGCCCCCAAACTGGCACAAGCAACAGAGGCCAAATACTTAACCCAGTCAGCTGTCCAATCAACCAGTGCAGCCAGCATCCAAGAATACTGGGCTGATTACCTCCAGCTAGAGCAGGAATTTCAAGTGCCAGAGATGATCTTGGGCCCAGAGACTATGGCTTCTTCAGTGCTGGAGGAAACTAGAGTTCCAGAGAACCAGCAGGAGATGGTGGAGATTATTTCCACCCAAGTCCATGATTGTCAAACTCTGCAGCCTTTGAATTCCCAGGTCTCTTTAATGACCCTAAATCCAGAGATCACCACTCTGATACATCCCATGGCCTTGCAAATGGTACCCCATGCCTACCTGCCATTCCTTAGTCCTGAAGCCCTAAGGCTTCTTGAGATACATGTGAAAAAGTGGATGCATTTTCAGAGATGGAGGCTCCCTAGACGTGTGGAGGAGTCTCTTCGGCAACTTATGCCAAATCCACCAGTCAATTACCAGCCTGAAAATAATGAACCGGTTTCTTTCATCTTGAATAATGCATCTCAGGTCTCTGTTAATGGCTTTGGAACCATTTGCCACGAGGCCTGGTGTTCATGTACCGCTGGCCAGCCTACCCAGACATTCTGGGTTTCTGAATGGTCCATAATGGACCCAGAACAAAGGCAACACTGCCACCAATTTCCACACCCTATGGCCTTAGCATTAGCCTCTCCAGCAACTAAAGATCCAAGTGGCTTCCATCCATTCCTTGGTGAACAGGATAATGATTCAGGAGTCCACCTGAAACAGAAATACAGCCAACTATTCTGTGGCCTCCCTTCCCTGCATAGTGAGTCTCTGGTTGCCACTTTCTTGGGTTCTCAAGGCCTCTCTGAGAATGAAAACATGTCTAAGCCCTCCTTGAAGGATCCTTTTCTCATCAAGGAgtattctctcctccctctgatgCCAAAAACTACACCCCAGTCATGTGCACCCTCTTCCCCACCTTCCCCAAATTGGGTGGCTCCATCTGACCATCAACAAGCTCAGTTCAACGTCCCATTTCTGACTCTGGCTGAGTATGAAACCTTGGAATGGCACCTGCTGCAGAGGCAGCTCCAGCTTCAATGGGGCTTGCCGGCTGCCTTCCGGAAATCTCAGCATGCCCAGAGCCCCAAGCAGTATGAGTCCTATGGCAAAGCCCACTCTCCAGAGCCTCTGAAAACTTGCTGGTCGGCAAAGCCTATCTCAGTCCTCACCAGGGAACTGCTCTTCTTCCCGGAAAATGCCCGGAGGATGTTGGAATTCCATCTCCAGAAGCAGCTGATTCACCACCGCTGGGGTCTGCCCCAGAAGATCCAGCAGTCCATCCAATTGCTCCTTTCCTCCACTGACCAGCAGGCGCTGGCCTGGAGCAGCGAAGATCTACCCGATGAGAGTGCACCCCAGACCATAGCCCTAGACACCAACAGGGCCGGTGACCTGCTCTCACCCATTGTGACCCCAGTCTTGATCCCCATGCCATACTTGTTCACGCAGGCCAAGGCAATGTTGCACAGCCACATCAACTCTAAGTGTGCACAGATCCAACAGGGCAAGGTTCCTGCGCGTGTCTATAGCTCCTGGAACTGCAGAATTCCTGGGGGCCTGGCAGTGGTTCCCTTTTCCTGCATTCCAGAAGTCCAgcccctggagctgcaggaagcAACTGACCCTGACCCACATCACGAAGTCATATCCTGGATGCCAATAGAGCTTGAGCCACAGCAACAGGCCCTACCACGTCCTGTCCCCAGACGCCGTAAGCTGCCCCAAGCCCTGTCTGAGGAAGTCATTGAGAAACTGGAGACGACTTTACAGCACAAGTACCTGGCCTTCCTGTCGGGGCTGCCTGCTCTTTATTATGTGGCTCTCTCCAGGGCCACGTCCCCAGCCATCACTAGCCAATCTATAATCACAGAGGTGGTATCTGGGCCTATCGAAATCCCAGCAGAGCCTCCGACTCAGATGATTTCATTTCAACAACTAGGTTTGGATTTTGGGCCGTGCTTTCCAGATGACAACAAGACTTGTATAAACACTGCAGAGGAGCTCCACATTGAAcagcaagaagaagaaatgatgGAGATGGTGCTTCTAGAAAACCAGCCACAACCTGCTAACCCCTACTCAATCAAGACGCATATCTTGACCAAACTAAACTTCCACCTGAGAAAAAAGATCTTAGAGATACAGTTGGGAATTCCTGCCAGGGCAAGGGAGTCCAGGGAAGAAACTGCCACAAATCCAGAGAACATGTACCTCCAAGAGTCTCTTGGGAATCTCAACAACCAAGAAAACACGTTGCTCCAGGAACCACCCATCCCACCAGACATGCTTCCCGTCCTAGAACCAGAATGGGTCCTCTTTAAGGAGCAGCTGGCCACTGAGTTGAAGGCAATGCAGCAGAACCCAAAGCAACCTACTTGCAAAGAAGTGCCCCACGGTTCTGCCCCCTGGGCCTCCAGGATCTCACAGCCCACTGGGGACATGACGGAGACCCAGGTGCTTTGTGTTCAGGTGGAGGCCAGTGAGAACAACCCCAGCCTAGAGGAATCCTGGAGCCCTGAGCCCCAAAGCCTGGGCAAGAGCAAGGACTCAGCCCCACTCCGCATGATGCCTAAGAAGAGAGAGGACTCAGGGACACTCAAAGGAGCAGGAGACCATGGGGAAGGAGATGCAGGGCTTGGGCCCTCCTTACCCAGAGAAGAAAGACATTCTGTTGAagagcagaggccagcagggaTGCCTCTGAACAGGACACCTCGAGGCTCCTGGCGACGGAGCCATagctttcattttgctgatcccTGTCAACACAGACCCCAGAATCACCCTCAGCTTAAGACCCCAGAGCTGCCTCCAGGAGTCTCTGCGGCAAAAGCATCAGAGAATGACCTGCAAGCTAGTCACACCAAGCTTAATGTTATTCTCCAACCAGCAAGGATTCTTGAGAATGCCCAGCCTGTGCTGGCCCAGGCTCCCCATAGCCAGCCTCTCCGAGGCCAACTGATTCAGGGGAAAGCTTTGCAGGGCCACACGTGGCAAAGTCTGCTTTTTGAGGGGCAGGTGAAGCCAGCCCACCCGCACAAGAGGCCCAGCCCTCCAGAGGCCAGCTTGTTAAATAAGATGAAatcctttctgtattcttttaACTCCAAGACGAAAGGCAAAGGGTGTTTGGAATCCACATTTTCTGCAGCTGAGAAAGTGGccaaaagcagaaaagagaatgctgagaagagcctggctccagccagaagCCCCAAGAGGAGAACTAAGATGGACAAGCCAGCAGGGCACCCCAAGGGCCAATCATGCCCCACGGAGAAGCTGGGGGGCTCGGCTTTCCTGAGGGTTTCCCATTCCCCAGACACTAAGCTCCGGCTGCGCTCCCAACACCAGGGCTCTGCCtcagtcccagcccttccccgccATTGCCCTCGGCACTGTCCTCGAATGGCCCGTGCCACCCAACCAGGGAACACTTTTAGCTCCCAGTCCTATCTCAGACCGAAACACTGGTCTGCCCACGTGGATGAGAAGTAA